TATCAATGGTGAGAAAGAGCGTGAGCTGCAGCGAATTCAGTCTGAAGCTTTCAGAGAAGCTGAGACCATTCGGGGTCAGGCTGACGCCGAAGCGGCTGCCATCTATAACTCGGCCTATAACCGATCTGCCCAGGCCAGAGATCTTTACTCCTTTGTGAAGACGATGGAAGCTTACGGTAATTCTATCGATTCGAAGACCTCGATCATACTTTCTACCGACAGTGAATTCTTTAAGTATCTGAACAGTCTGAACTGATCAGGATCTTTTTAAGGATACGATTTAAAAGCCCCGAACATATCGGGGCTTTTTTTATGCAGGCTGAAATTCCACATCCAGGATCTCGGAAAGGATCTCCTTGCTGCGGGTGGTATTGATACGGGCACCCAGTTTTATCAGAAGATTGTATAGTCCCACGTGTACCCGAGTCGTATATATGAAGTGCTCATTACCTCTTGGTTCATTAGAAAGAGGGGCGTCTTTAGTGAAGTGGCGGATCGTCTTGTCAAAGTCCGGATCACCGAAATCAAAGACATCATTCCGGTAAGGCTCGGCAAAGGTCATTCCATAGTTTTTTGCAAAATCGAAATAGACCTGCTCTTGGTCTCCCGGTTCGGATCCCGGTTTAATCACTCCCAGTTTCTCGTATAGATCCCGGATTGACTTGTCGTCATTTTCAAGATGCGTTGGCAGCAGGTTCAGGTAATTACGGAAAAAAACCTCCGGAAATTTTTTTACACAGCCGAAGTCGATCACACCCAGTTTATCATCATAAGTAAACAGAAAATTACCTGGATGTGTGTCAGCGTGTATATAGTCGTTGTCGAGGATCTGCTCATGAAAAAAGTCCCACAAAAGCTGCCCAAAGTGGTCGCGTTGTTCCGGGGTTGGATCCTCCTTAAGAAATTCTCCAAGGTGCCGTCCTTCAAGGTAGGTCATGCATAGAACCCTTTCGGTAGAGTATTCTTCCACCCACTCCGGAATACTGATATCCAGGTTACTGAAGCGGGAATGGAAAAGGTCAATCTGTCTGCCCTCCCGCCTGTAATCAGTCTCATCAAGAAGGGTGCTTCTGATCTCTTCGAAATACGGGTCGATATCAGATCCTTTCTTAACCAGCCGCTTTGCCAGGGTCTTGGCAAGTGCAAGGTCAGAATCAATAGTCTCACGTACATTCGGGTACTGAATTTTTATGGCCACTTTCCGGCCGTCTTTTAGTACCGCCTTATGAACCTGGCCGATAGAAGCAGCAGCAAAGGCCTCCGATTCAAATGACTGAAACAGCTGCTCGGGGTAAGCTCCAAGTTCTTTTTTCAGGATGGAGCGTACCAGTGCCTTATTTATAGGAGGTACTGAATACTGAGCCTGACTCATTACATCAGCAAACTCTTCCGGCAGAAAGCCCTGGTCCATACTCATTCCCTGGGCGATCTTGAGAGCAGTACCTCTCAGCTTGGTAAATTCCTTAAAGACCTCTTTTGCATTTTCTGAGTGAAACTCACTATCGGTGCCGGAGCTCTCCTTCTTGTTTACCTTCTTTTTAATGTAGCGCTGGGCATAGTTGGTGCCTATCTTAATGCCGGTCTTAGCTATGATCTTTCCTCTCTCATATTTA
The DNA window shown above is from Balneola sp. MJW-20 and carries:
- a CDS encoding ABC1 kinase family protein → MTDFPSSKYERGKIIAKTGIKIGTNYAQRYIKKKVNKKESSGTDSEFHSENAKEVFKEFTKLRGTALKIAQGMSMDQGFLPEEFADVMSQAQYSVPPINKALVRSILKKELGAYPEQLFQSFESEAFAAASIGQVHKAVLKDGRKVAIKIQYPNVRETIDSDLALAKTLAKRLVKKGSDIDPYFEEIRSTLLDETDYRREGRQIDLFHSRFSNLDISIPEWVEEYSTERVLCMTYLEGRHLGEFLKEDPTPEQRDHFGQLLWDFFHEQILDNDYIHADTHPGNFLFTYDDKLGVIDFGCVKKFPEVFFRNYLNLLPTHLENDDKSIRDLYEKLGVIKPGSEPGDQEQVYFDFAKNYGMTFAEPYRNDVFDFGDPDFDKTIRHFTKDAPLSNEPRGNEHFIYTTRVHVGLYNLLIKLGARINTTRSKEILSEILDVEFQPA